A window of the Limanda limanda chromosome 8, fLimLim1.1, whole genome shotgun sequence genome harbors these coding sequences:
- the map2k1 gene encoding dual specificity mitogen-activated protein kinase kinase 1 yields the protein MQKRRKPEPIQLNPIPDGNTINGTGATETNLEALQKKLEELELDEQQRKRLEAFLTQKQKVGELKDDDFEKICELGAGNGGVVFKVSHRPSGLIMARKLIHLEIKPAIRNQIIRELQVLHECNSPYIVGFYGAFYSDGEISICMENMDGGSLDQSLKKAGNIPEQILGKVSIAVIKGLAYLREKHKIMHRDVKPSNILVNSRGEIKLCDFGVSGQLIDSMANSFVGTRSYMSPERLQGTHYSVQSDIWSMGLSLVEMAIGRFPIPPPDARELEQIFGLLMEGEPASGESSPKPQPPGRPGSSYGPESRPPMAIFELLDYIVNEPPPKLPGIFSPEFQDFVNKCLIKNPAERADLKHLTVHPFIKQSEAEQVDFAGWLCSTIGLNQPVTPTHGTAM from the exons ATGCAGAAAAGAAGGAAGCCGGAGCCGATCCAACTCAACCCGATCCCGGATGGAAACACTATCAACGGCACCGGAGCCACGGA AACGAACTTGGAGGCTCTGCAGAAGAAACTCGAGGAACTTGAGTTGGACGAGCAGCAGCGGAAACGCCTGGAGGCCTTTCTGACACAGAAGCAGAAGGTGGGAGAGCTGAAGGACGATGACTTCGAGAAGATCTGTGAGCTGGGTGCAGGCAACGGAGGAGTCGTCTTCAAGGTCTCACACCGACCCTCCGGTCTGATAATGGCGAGGAAG CTGATCCACCTGGAGATCAAACCAGCCATCAGGAACCAGATCATCAGGGAGCTGCAGGTGCTGCACGAGTGTAACTCCCCCTACATCGTGGGCTTCTATGGAGCTTTCTACAGCGATGGAGAGATCAGCATCTGCATGGAGAACATG GACGGCGGCTCCTTGGACCAGTCGCTGAAGAAAGCAGGAAATATACCAGAGCAGATCCTCGGCAAAGTCAGCATCGCT GTGATTAAAGGCCTTGCCTACCTGAGGGAGAAACACAAGATCATGCACAGAG ATGTCAAGCCTTCCAACATCCTGGTGAACTCCCGCGGTGAGATCAAGCTGTGTGACTTTGGAGTGAGCGGACAGCTCATTGACTCCATGGCCAACTCCTTTGTGGGCACTCGCTCTTACATGTCT cCTGAGCGTTTACAGGGCACCCACTACTCTGTTCAGTCGGACATCTGGAGCATGGGTCTGTCCCTGGTGGAAATGGCCATCGGACGCTTCCCCATCCCACCACCTGATGCTAgggagctggagcagatctTTGGCCTCCTGATGGAAGGAGAGCCAGCCTCCGGCGAGTCCTCACCAAAGCCCCAGCCTCCTGGGAGACCAGGCAGCT CATACGGACCTGAGAGCAGGCCACCGATGGCTATATTTGAGCTGCTGGATTATATAGTCAATGAG CCTCCACCAAAGCTGCCTGGGATATTCAGCCCTGAGTTTCAGGACTTTGTGAACAAATG TTTGATTAAAAACCCTGCAGAGAGGGCCGACCTCAAACACTTGACG GTGCATCCCTTTATCAAGCAGTCAGAGGCAGAGCAGGTGGACTTCGCCGGCTGGTTGTGCAGCACCATCGGACTCAATCAGCCCGTGACGCCCACCCATGGCACAGCAATGTGA
- the LOC133008717 gene encoding large ribosomal subunit protein uL4-like isoform X1: MPSSSTTLRLAMHKMTNTDLSRILKSEEIQKALSAPSKINRRVLKKNPLKNLRIMLKLNPYAKTASAPNKKINRRVLKNTSEELEDNAQTEEIQKALSAPNKINRRVLKKTPLRIMLKLNPYAKTACLPQARPFDQGQDAETQEEACKE; the protein is encoded by the exons ATGCCATCCTCAAGCACGACCCTACG CCTTGCAATGCACAAGATGACCAACACAGACCTAAGCAGGATTCTGAAGAGTGAGGAGATCCAGAAAGCGCTTTCTGCACCAAG CAAGATCAATCGCAGAGTTCTGAAGAAGAATCCTCTGAAGAACTTAAGAATAATGCTCAAACTGAACCCTTACGCCAAGACAGCGAGTGCACCAAA CAAGAAGATCAATCGCAGAGTTCTGAAGAATACCTCTGAAGAACTTGAGGATAATGCTCAAACTGAGGAGATCCAGAAAGCGCTTTCTGCACCAAA TAAGATCAACCGCAGAGTTCTGAAGAAGACTCCTCTGAGGATAATGCTCAAACTGAACCCTTACGCCAAGACAGCATGCCTTCCTCAAGCACGACCCTTCG ATCAAGGCCAAGATGCTGAAACCCAAGAAGAAGCCTGTAAAGAATGA
- the LOC133008717 gene encoding large ribosomal subunit protein uL4-like isoform X2, whose amino-acid sequence MPSSSTTLRLAMHKMTNTDLSRILKSEEIQKALSAPSKKINRRVLKNTSEELEDNAQTEEIQKALSAPNKINRRVLKKTPLRIMLKLNPYAKTACLPQARPFDQGQDAETQEEACKE is encoded by the exons ATGCCATCCTCAAGCACGACCCTACG CCTTGCAATGCACAAGATGACCAACACAGACCTAAGCAGGATTCTGAAGAGTGAGGAGATCCAGAAAGCGCTTTCTGCACCAAG CAAGAAGATCAATCGCAGAGTTCTGAAGAATACCTCTGAAGAACTTGAGGATAATGCTCAAACTGAGGAGATCCAGAAAGCGCTTTCTGCACCAAA TAAGATCAACCGCAGAGTTCTGAAGAAGACTCCTCTGAGGATAATGCTCAAACTGAACCCTTACGCCAAGACAGCATGCCTTCCTCAAGCACGACCCTTCG ATCAAGGCCAAGATGCTGAAACCCAAGAAGAAGCCTGTAAAGAATGA
- the LOC133008716 gene encoding large ribosomal subunit protein uL4 isoform X3, with protein MACARPLISVYSEKGESSGKNVVMPAVFKAPIRPDVVNFVHTNMRKNSRQPYAVSELAGHQTSAESWGTGRAVARIPRVRGGGTHRSGQGAFGNMCRGGRMFAPTKTWRRWHRRINTTQKRYAICSALAATALPALVMSKGHRIEEIPEVPLVVEDKVEGYKKTKEAVLLLKKLKAWNDIKKVYSSQRMRAGKGKMRNRRRIQRKGPCIIYNQDAGLTKAFRNIPGITLQNVNKLNLLRLAPGGHVGRFCIWTESAFRKLDELYGTWRKPATLKLGYNLPMHKMTNTDLSRILKIEEIQKALSAPKKKNPLKNLRIMLKLNPYVKTASAPKKINRRVLKKIL; from the exons ATG GCTTGTGCCCGACCCCTGATCTCGGTGTACTCCGAGAAGGGAGAATCTTCCGGCAAAAATGTTGTCATGCCAGCCGTGTTCAAGGCTCCAATCCGCCCTGATGTTGTGAACTTTGTTCACACCAACATGCGCAAGAACAGCCGCCAGCCCTATGCCGTCAGCGAACTGGCTG GTCACCAGACCAGCGCCGAGTCCTGGGGTACAGGAAGAGCTGTGGCCCGTATCCCCCGTGTGCGAGGTGGTGGTACTCACCGATCTGGCCAGGGTGCTTTTGGAAAT ATGTGTCGTGGAGGTCGCATGTTTGCCCCCACCAAGACTTGGCGTCGCTGGCACCGCAGGATCAACACAACCCAGAAGCGGTATGCCATCTGCTCTGCCCTGGCTGCTACTGCTCTTCCTGCACTTGTGATGTCCAAAG GACATCGCATTGAGGAAATCCCTGAGGTCCCACTGGTGGTTGAAGATAAAGTTGAGGGCTACAAGAAGACCAAGGAGGCTGTGCTCCTGCTGAAGAAGCTTAAAGCCTGGAATGATATCAAGAAG GTCTACTCCTCTCAGCGCATGCGTGCCGGTAAGGGTAAGATGAGGAACCGTCGAAGGATCCAACGCAAAGGGCCGTGCATCATCTACAACCAAGACGCTGGTCTCACCAAAGCCTTCAGAAATATCCCAG GCATCACTCTGCAGAACGTGAACAAACTGAACCTCCTGAGACTCGCCCCTGGTGGTCACGTTGGACGCTTCTGCATCTGGACTGAGAGCGCTTTCCGAAAGCTGGATGAGCTGTACGGCACCTGGCGTAAACCTGCCACCCTTAAACTCGGCTACAA CCTCCCAATGCACAAGATGACCAACACAGACCTAAGCAGGATTCTGAAGATTGAGGAGATCCAGAAAGCGCTTTCTGCACCAAA AAAGAAGAATCCTCTGAAGAACTTGAGAATAATGCTCAAACTGAACCCTTACGTCAAGACAGCGAGTGCACCAAA AAAGATCAATCGCAGAGTTCTTAAGAAAATCCTCTGA
- the LOC133008716 gene encoding large ribosomal subunit protein uL4 isoform X1, which yields MACARPLISVYSEKGESSGKNVVMPAVFKAPIRPDVVNFVHTNMRKNSRQPYAVSELAGHQTSAESWGTGRAVARIPRVRGGGTHRSGQGAFGNMCRGGRMFAPTKTWRRWHRRINTTQKRYAICSALAATALPALVMSKGHRIEEIPEVPLVVEDKVEGYKKTKEAVLLLKKLKAWNDIKKVYSSQRMRAGKGKMRNRRRIQRKGPCIIYNQDAGLTKAFRNIPGITLQNVNKLNLLRLAPGGHVGRFCIWTESAFRKLDELYGTWRKPATLKLGYNLPMHKMTNTDLSRILKIEEIQKALSAPNKKINRRVLKKNPMKNLRIMLKLNPYAKTASAPKKKNPLKNLRIMLKLNPYVKTASAPKKINRRVLKKIL from the exons ATG GCTTGTGCCCGACCCCTGATCTCGGTGTACTCCGAGAAGGGAGAATCTTCCGGCAAAAATGTTGTCATGCCAGCCGTGTTCAAGGCTCCAATCCGCCCTGATGTTGTGAACTTTGTTCACACCAACATGCGCAAGAACAGCCGCCAGCCCTATGCCGTCAGCGAACTGGCTG GTCACCAGACCAGCGCCGAGTCCTGGGGTACAGGAAGAGCTGTGGCCCGTATCCCCCGTGTGCGAGGTGGTGGTACTCACCGATCTGGCCAGGGTGCTTTTGGAAAT ATGTGTCGTGGAGGTCGCATGTTTGCCCCCACCAAGACTTGGCGTCGCTGGCACCGCAGGATCAACACAACCCAGAAGCGGTATGCCATCTGCTCTGCCCTGGCTGCTACTGCTCTTCCTGCACTTGTGATGTCCAAAG GACATCGCATTGAGGAAATCCCTGAGGTCCCACTGGTGGTTGAAGATAAAGTTGAGGGCTACAAGAAGACCAAGGAGGCTGTGCTCCTGCTGAAGAAGCTTAAAGCCTGGAATGATATCAAGAAG GTCTACTCCTCTCAGCGCATGCGTGCCGGTAAGGGTAAGATGAGGAACCGTCGAAGGATCCAACGCAAAGGGCCGTGCATCATCTACAACCAAGACGCTGGTCTCACCAAAGCCTTCAGAAATATCCCAG GCATCACTCTGCAGAACGTGAACAAACTGAACCTCCTGAGACTCGCCCCTGGTGGTCACGTTGGACGCTTCTGCATCTGGACTGAGAGCGCTTTCCGAAAGCTGGATGAGCTGTACGGCACCTGGCGTAAACCTGCCACCCTTAAACTCGGCTACAA CCTCCCAATGCACAAGATGACCAACACAGACCTAAGCAGGATTCTGAAGATTGAGGAGATCCAGAAAGCGCTTTCTGCACCAAA CAAGAAGATCAACCGCAGAGTTCTGAAGAAGAATCCTATGAAGAACTTGAGGATAATGCTCAAACTGAATCCTTACGCCAAGACAGCAAGTGCACCAAA AAAGAAGAATCCTCTGAAGAACTTGAGAATAATGCTCAAACTGAACCCTTACGTCAAGACAGCGAGTGCACCAAA AAAGATCAATCGCAGAGTTCTTAAGAAAATCCTCTGA
- the LOC133008716 gene encoding large ribosomal subunit protein uL4A isoform X2 has protein sequence MACARPLISVYSEKGESSGKNVVMPAVFKAPIRPDVVNFVHTNMRKNSRQPYAVSELAGHQTSAESWGTGRAVARIPRVRGGGTHRSGQGAFGNMCRGGRMFAPTKTWRRWHRRINTTQKRYAICSALAATALPALVMSKGHRIEEIPEVPLVVEDKVEGYKKTKEAVLLLKKLKAWNDIKKVYSSQRMRAGKGKMRNRRRIQRKGPCIIYNQDAGLTKAFRNIPGITLQNVNKLNLLRLAPGGHVGRFCIWTESAFRKLDELYGTWRKPATLKLGYNLPMHKMTNTDLSRILKSEEIQKALSAPNKKINRRVLKKNPLKNLRIMLKLNPYAKTARRNAILKHDPSIKAKMLKPKKKPARKGAPKKVKA, from the exons ATG GCTTGTGCCCGACCCCTGATCTCGGTGTACTCCGAGAAGGGAGAATCTTCCGGCAAAAATGTTGTCATGCCAGCCGTGTTCAAGGCTCCAATCCGCCCTGATGTTGTGAACTTTGTTCACACCAACATGCGCAAGAACAGCCGCCAGCCCTATGCCGTCAGCGAACTGGCTG GTCACCAGACCAGCGCCGAGTCCTGGGGTACAGGAAGAGCTGTGGCCCGTATCCCCCGTGTGCGAGGTGGTGGTACTCACCGATCTGGCCAGGGTGCTTTTGGAAAT ATGTGTCGTGGAGGTCGCATGTTTGCCCCCACCAAGACTTGGCGTCGCTGGCACCGCAGGATCAACACAACCCAGAAGCGGTATGCCATCTGCTCTGCCCTGGCTGCTACTGCTCTTCCTGCACTTGTGATGTCCAAAG GACATCGCATTGAGGAAATCCCTGAGGTCCCACTGGTGGTTGAAGATAAAGTTGAGGGCTACAAGAAGACCAAGGAGGCTGTGCTCCTGCTGAAGAAGCTTAAAGCCTGGAATGATATCAAGAAG GTCTACTCCTCTCAGCGCATGCGTGCCGGTAAGGGTAAGATGAGGAACCGTCGAAGGATCCAACGCAAAGGGCCGTGCATCATCTACAACCAAGACGCTGGTCTCACCAAAGCCTTCAGAAATATCCCAG GCATCACTCTGCAGAACGTGAACAAACTGAACCTCCTGAGACTCGCCCCTGGTGGTCACGTTGGACGCTTCTGCATCTGGACTGAGAGCGCTTTCCGAAAGCTGGATGAGCTGTACGGCACCTGGCGTAAACCTGCCACCCTTAAACTCGGCTACAA CCTCCCAATGCACAAGATGACCAACACAGACTTAAGCAGGATTCTGAAGAGTGAGGAGATCCAGAAAGCGCTTTCTGCACCAAA CAAGAAGATCAATCGCAGAGTTCTGAAGAAGAATCCTCTGAAGAACTTGAGGATAATGCTCAAACTGAACCCTTACGCCAAGACAGCAAGACGTAATGCCATCCTCAAGCACGACCCTTCG ATCAAGGCCAAGATGCTGAAACCCAAGAAGAAGCCTGCAAGGAAGGGTGCACCTAAAAAAGTCAAGGCATAA
- the zwilch gene encoding protein zwilch homolog: MSSKVISTAKEFFNILRSLLDEESDCPFTHEEDVEIVKTNGGKVAVVNMYCGNQPVFICQKAVPKSSEADDDQITDNSNCAGEDADDTNDASVLKTDLGPQPLTIMKARQLLSLYTLAQNANVSAVDNNPALNPLWVRCDMSDPAKTSWFGAETVCIGSKVSGVKLYSVTCKGITIDKRTFITLDELKQEHKKRHHPSSMGIKGSARFLLLGSSVVENSVIESQSSVTVDLKWSHVESVLETPPLSSTATLNIKVTSGDKRSPMSEMYRELEFLQTLADGLRTGETEWMEPLESTSAVKLTKVYLAELQNTSKTLEDQAQNTTKSTKMKCGTDAPIFNFFLERGDLDFVEQLWVRMRKSVTSYQDIGDCLKLVIEALRYGDIKPWIHRDSNSSLSKLILQSYHQQIDHVSLTGVTPVHMLLEMGLDKMRKDYINYLIGEQLATLNHLCFYLSTEVELQEQVIRLRKLHHLLEITVTCSTFLSLPFDRLFLLTQSCLQHYKTIAYDEEHEFKLQINPALISHFYQKEQPVMWGVEVFSGQGPCEVRTSLQLSDRPLVDHVMLETDYPNETVNGDSEDAAFFSTMVCCSLVNFA, translated from the exons ATGAGCTCCAAGGTGATCTCCACCGCGAAGGAGTTCTTTAATATTCTCCG ATCTCTTCTAGATGAGGAGAGcgactgtccatttacacatgag GAGGACGTCGAAATAGTAAAGACGAATGGAGGCAAAGTTGCTGTGGTGAATATGTACTGTGGTAATCAGCCGGTGTTCATCTGTCAAAAAGCT GTCCCTAAATCAAGTGAAGCTGATGATGATCAAATAACTGACAATTCAAACTGCGCTGGTGAGGATGCTGATGACACTAATGATGCTAGTGTGCTTAAAACAGACCTGGGACCACAGCCGCTCACAATCATGAAAGCAAG gcaGTTACTGTCTTTGTACACATTAGCTCAAAATGCTAATGTGTCAGCTGTGGACAACAACCCTGCGCTAAACCCTCTGTGGGTGCGATGCGACATGTCTGATCCGGCTAAAACCAGCTGGTTTGGGGCGGAGACAGTCTGCATCGGCAGTAAAGTATCTGGTGTAAAACTATACTCCGTTACCTGCAAAGGTATAA CGATAGATAAAAGAACTTTCATTACCTTGGATGAGCTTAAACAAGAGCACAAGAAAAGGCATCACCCCTCCTCG ATGGGAATTAAAGGCAGTGCCAGGTTCCTCTTGCTCGGCTCCTCAGTTGTTGAGAACTCGGTGATTGAGTCACAGAGCAGCGTGACAGTGGATTTAAAATGGAGTCACGTGGAGAGTGTCCTGGAGACCCCCCCGCTCTCTTCTACAGCTACACTG AATATCAAAGTTACCAGTGGAGACAAGAGAAGCCCGATGTCCGAGATGTACAGGGAGCTGGAGTTTCTtcag ACTCTTGCTGACGGTTTGAGAACTGGTGAAACTGAATGGATGGAACCTTTGGAAAGCACATCAGCTGTAAAACTTACCAAGGTCTATCTAGCAG AGCTACAGAATACTTCAAAGACTCTAGAGGATCAGGCTCAAAACACAACGAAG AGCACAAAGATGAAGTGTGGGACAGACGCTCCCATCTTCAACTTCTTCTTGGAACGAGGAGATTTAGATTTTGTGGAACAGTTGTGGGTTCGCATGAGAAAGA GTGTGACTTCATATCAAGACATTGGAGACTGTCTGAAACTCGTCATCGAAGCCCTGAGATACGGAGACATCAAACCATGG ATTCACAGAGACAGCAACAGCTCCCTCAGTAAGCTCATCCTGCAGTCCTACCACCAGCAGATCGACCACGTGTCTCTCACAGGAGTCACACCCGTCCACATGCTGCTGGAGATGGGTTTGGACAAGATGAGAAAGGATTACATTAACTACCTCATTG gtgAACAATTGGCAACTCTAAACCACTTG TGTTTCTACCTGAGCACCGAGGTGGAGCTACAGGAGCAAGTGATCCGACTCAGAAAACTGCACCACCTGCTGGAAATAACTGTGACCTGCAGCACATTCCTGAGTCTGCCCTTCGACCGTCTCTTCCTTCTCACTCA atCGTGTTTGCAGCACTATAAAACAATCGCATATGACGAGGAACATGAATTCAAACTCCAAATCAACCCAGCTCTGATCAGCCATTTTTACCAGAA AGAGCAACCGGTTATGTGGGGAGTCGAGGTTTTCAGCGGCCAGGGTCCTTGTGAGGTCAGGACGTCGTTACAGCTCAGCGACAGACCACTGGTTGATCATGTCATGCTTGAAACAG ATTACCCAAATGAAACGGTTAACGGGGACAGTGAGGATGCCGCCTTCTTCTCCACCATGGTGTGCTGCAGTCTTGTCAACTTTGCATGA